One genomic window of Silurus meridionalis isolate SWU-2019-XX chromosome 22, ASM1480568v1, whole genome shotgun sequence includes the following:
- the ahdc1 gene encoding AT-hook DNA-binding motif-containing protein 1, which yields MSRLSGRLRSGSMRLACDALAGEDCSETEGSWMGDMGPGVTSAGASGSDPTASLHYRLFSPPSLSNGLRNHNDQFQRRARRRRQMDHVEQMHMHEQIHIPSHTRQQMHVHQQPISAIQSTHTEHVTTHLQSQMHIQIDTHVHTERDVMMHKNTHTEMVRSSTMKEDTSLVPEDLSMTPKTETYTSLVHSAHPLHTNQLSQNYSALQTSSASISKIDAENPSNTSKLERNPLTNPDLDHSSSASHNPFNTPIEAERKYTLRSSGRPRFPCHLRKSSRLRRAAEDSVMKRDLEQKEIVEDRNIWRAEESRQREECPLDVAMATSSLEVSSAPTNSIHMVPNHSIGIPFGKAASEDSSVIQNSQRAKQRGRFLGVRKIVVKIARIPVHLSRRQKSYKISSLEPVAVGSHGEGCTTGDPPEGGPGGEMGPHISKEPTALLRMKNNGKSVMVMFPPGELPVILKRRRGRPPKQALPGQPDMRETRAGAASAAEPKKPRRRRRVKLPSPLPSYVNDTNDVKVEYADVLSKLAFLNRQPPSTGRCSPPRCWTPTEPETFHTSAENPNLSTLLHRLTGFRRRGGRAGCMGGRGGGMTGCSESFKRSFSDFFETIGKKRKVPLSEPGTPRKRGKGLSSGLKRATMNEQSSLVTGEKIRKRRSRKNGTLKSGQGVLDPDWQNGNNGWGEKCNPDPGSYQGSCSPRGSFPSSDTSKGGVYNSPGLRGAGSAEESQGMFAGYFRSLLDSDDSSDLLDISMSSPTGHQDARKITPGYEVSSQGAAHCWSPAFPKRSPKVAAGTGEGVSLSSAQSHSSSANRTPYIYSASQTSPTTSFPKSPALSLSRSPSSPHPSSGCFSQYPATYSGNVPQGAGVCPVTQQQHRSSDCSFTYGTKTTPASSTQRHMNYLSFQSSAKRQYSAYPGPTNVPMQQNESVGPSSPSGSYMSISKTSSFSSTSSPPEGSRQYQCSAPWVYRQGGPTWGGDGFGTHQFHSFSDYGVSGTSSESKDILDISNYTPQKAKQRPCPDTFSESSSDSSHTGIVSMGGTFCPRDAPVSEGQSSLSSLEKLMLDWNENSAGPSYNWSQNVLFQGGTKPGRGRKKRSEAQIEKEMGHITPGSPASPPVQGCGPKRSASAGRQPRGSRGRGGFSSCQRERSLPPKPKLQKPATPPAAGPMTSSGGLYHETLDYYSGDSSSLSPLSHAPELCEYPSPYSAHTSTPSSDERFAHVYPSDSASLSPGLSTQTDVLKQHPKPAPPSQTYGHTTRTFSPTLSPSPRLPPQCSSAMSPHRVPKDQFPQYDSPSYSSSPCWYGQGGSVAHSPQSFEELRSTAIAMPSHKRDMSLISPGMRAPSHSPYTTPLLRGHAMSSSCVGGSQDSSPQHEELSYHGNMDSYAPTGHRYVSQSSRGGVLCQLLDQPNDEGFTVTSL from the coding sequence ATGAGTCGACTGTCAGGCCGTCTGAGATCTGGAAGTATGCGTTTGGCTTGTGACGCACTAGCTGGAGAAGACTGCAGTGAAACTGAAGGCTCCTGGATGGGAGACATGGGGCCCGGAGTCACTTCTGCAGGGGCAAGTGGATCTGACCCAACTGCTTCACTGCACTATAGATTGTTTTCACCACCTTCACTTTCTAATGGTCTACGTAATCATAACGACCAGTTTCAGCGCAGAGCAAGGAGACGCAGACAGATGGACCATGTGGAGCAAATGCACATGCATGAACAAATTCACATTCCATCACACACACGCCAACAGATGCACGTACACCAACAACCAATTTCAGCCATACAAAGCACTCACACAGAACATGTGACCACACATCTACAATCCCAAATGCACATTCAAATAGATACCCATGTCCACACCGAGAGAGATGTAATgatgcacaaaaatacacatacagagatGGTCAGATCTTCAACTATGAAAGAGGACACCTCTCTTGTCCCAGAAGATCTGTCTATGACTCCAAAGACTGAAACATACACCTCCCTTGTTCATTCAGCCCATCCACTGCATACCAACCAACTCTCACAAAACTACTCAGCTCTTCAAACCAGCTCTGCATCTATAAGTAAGATTGATGCAGAGAACCCCTCTAATACCAGTAAACTGGAGAGAAATCCCTTAACTAACCCTGATTTAGACCATAGTTCTAGTGCAAGCCACAATCCTTTCAACACCCCTATAGAGGCTGAGAGGAAGTATACCCTTAGGAGTTCTGGTCGGCCACGTTTCCCCTGTCACCTTCGCAAGTCATCTCGTTTACGCAGAGCTGCAGAGGATAGTGTAATGAAAAGGGATTTAGAACAAAAAGAGATAGTGGAAGATAGGAACATCTGGAGAGCGGAAGAGAGTAGACAAAGAGAAGAGTGTCCTCTAGATGTTGCTATGGCCACTTCGTCCCTTGAAGTTTCCTCAGCTCCTACTAATTCGATTCATATGGTGCCAAATCATAGTATTGGAATACCATTTGGAAAGGCAGCAAGTGAAGACAGCTCTGTGATCCAGAATTCACAGAGAGCTAAGCAACGAGGTCGTTTTTTAGGTGTGAGAAAGATAGTGGTAAAAATTGCAAGAATCCCTGTGCATCTTAGTCGACGACAGAAAAGCTATAAGATTTCCTCCTTAGAGCCTGTGGCAGTCGGGTCACATGGGGAAGGTTGTACTACAGGAGACCCACCAGAAGGGGGACCTGGTGGAGAGATGGGTCCACATATTTCAAAGGAACCAACTGCTCTTCTTCGCATGAAAAACAATGGAAAGAGTGTAATGGTAATGTTTCCTCCTGGAGAGCTACCAGTCATCTTAAAACGGCGAAGAGGGCGACCACCCAAACAGGCTTTACCAGGACAGCCTGACATGCGAGAGACTAGAGCTGGGGCTGCAAGTGCTGCAGAGCCCAAAAAACCCAGGAGGCGTCGCAGAGTAAAGCTTCCTTCCCCTCTGCCCTCATATGTAAATGACACTAATGATGTTAAAGTTGAATATGCAGATGTTCTCTCTAAACTGGCTTTCTTAAACCGGCAACCTCCTAGCACTGGCCGCTGCTCCCCACCACGCTGTTGGACTCCAACTGAACCTGAGACCTTTCACACATCTGCAGAAAATCCAAATCTGTCCACACTATTGCATCGCCTCACAGGCTTTCGCAGAAGAGGTGGTCGTGCTGGCTGTATGGGAGGGAGAGGAGGGGGTATGACTGGGTGTTCAGAGTCTTTTAAGAGGTCTTTCAGTGATTTTTTTGAGACAATTGGGAAAAAGCGCAAGGTTCCTCTGTCTGAACCAGGAACTCCACGAAAAAGGGGGAAAGGGCTGAGTAGTGGGTTGAAGAGGGCAACGATGAATGAGCAAAGTAGCCTGGTGACTGGTGAAAAGATAAGAAAGCGACGTTCGCGAAAGAATGGAACATTAAAAAGTGGTCAGGGGGTTCTGGATCCAGACTGgcaaaatggaaataatgggTGGGGAGAAAAGTGTAATCCAGATCCAGGTAGTTACCAGGGCTCATGTTCACCTCGTGGAAGCTTTCCGTCCTCTGACACTAGCAAAGGGGGTGTGTATAATAGCCCTGGATTGAGAGGAGCTGGAAGTGCAGAGGAAAGTCAGGGAATGTTTGCAGGATATTTTCGTTCTTTACTTGATTCGGATGACTCCTCAGATTTGCTAGACATTTCTATGTCCAGCCCTACAGGACACCAAGATGCTCGTAAAATCACTCCAGGTTATGAGGTTAGCAGTCAAGGTGCAGCCCACTGCTGGTCTCCAGCTTTCCCTAAAAGAAGCCCTAAAGTAGCAGCTGGTACTGGAGAAGGGGTATCTCTTTCTTCAGCCCAATCTCATAGCAGTTCTGCAAATAGGACaccatatatatacagtgcatcacAAACATCCCCAACCACTTCTTTCCCAAAATCccctgctctttctctctctcgatcACCCAGTTCTCCTCATCCTTCTTCTGGTTGTTTTTCCCAATATCCAGCCACATATAGTGGAAATGTGCCCCAAGGAGCAGGTGTTTGCCCTGTGACTCAGCAGCAGCACAGATCAAGTGACTGCAGCTTTACCTATGGCACTAAAACAACCCCTGCCTCTTCAACACAACGGCACATGAATTATTTAAGTTTTCAATCCTCTGCTAAACGACAGTATAGTGCATATCCTGGACCTACCAATGTCCCCATGCAGCAGAATGAGTCTGTTGGTCCATCATCCCCAAGTGGAAGTTACATGTCAATATCAAAGACTAGCTCCTTCTCCTCAACATCATCTCCTCCTGAAGGCTCTAGACAATACCAGTGTTCTGCCCCTTGGGTTTACAGACAAGGGGGACCTACCTGGGGTGGTGATGGATTTGGTACTCATCAGTTTCATAGCTTCTCTGACTATGGAGTCAGCGGCACAAGCTCTGAGTCCAAAGACATCCTAGACATATCAAATTACACACCCCAAAAGGCAAAACAGCGTCCCTGCCCAGACACATTTTCTGAGTCCTCTTCTGATTCCTCACACACAGGGATCGTAAGCATGGGGGGGACATTCTGCCCTAGGGATGCACCAGTATCTGAGGGGCAGTCAAGCCTGTCAAGCTTGGAGAAACTGATGTTAGATTGGAATGAAAATTCTGCAGGCCCATCATATAACTGGAGTCAGAATGTCTTGTTTCAAGGTGGGACTAAACCAGGCAGAGGCCGAAAGAAACGGTCTGAGGCACAGATTGAAAAGGAAATGGGCCATATTACACCAGGATCACCTGCAAGTCCTCCTGTGCAGGGATGTGGACCAAAGCGTAGTGCTTCTGCGGGACGCCAACCTAGGGGGAGTAGGGGCAGGGGAGGATTTTCTTCTTGCCAACGAGAGCGATCTTTACCACCAAAGCCCAAACTTCAAAAGCCTGCAACTCCACCAGCAGCAGGACCAATGACTTCATCGGGGGGATTATACCACGAAACATTAGATTATTACAGTGGAGATAGCAGTAGCCTTTCACCACTAAGCCATGCTCCTGAGCTCTGTGAATACCCCTCTCCATACTCAGCCCATACCTCGACTCCATCTTCTGATGAAAGATTTGCTCATGTTTACCCCTcagactctgcctctctttctCCCGGTCTGTCAACTCAGACAGATGTCCTTAAGCAGCACCCTAAACCAGCACCCCCTTCACAGACATATGGACATACTACCAGGACATTCAGCCCTACACTATCTCCTAGTCCTCGCCTTCCACCACAGTGTAGCTCAGCCATGAGTCCACACCGGGTGCCAAAGGACCAATTTCCACAGTATGACTCACCCAGTTACAGTAGCTCTCCTTGCTGGTATGGGCAGGGTGGGAGTGTTGCTCATAGTCCCCAGAGCTTTGAAGAGCTGCGCTCCACTGCCATCGCTATGCCCTCACACAAACGGGACATGTCTCTAATTAGCCCTGGGATGAGAGCACCATCCCATTCTCCTTACACTACACCTTTACTAAGAGGACATGCTATGTCTTCTTCTTGTGTGGGTGGAAGTCAAGACTCTTCTCCCCAGCATGAGGAGCTGAGTTATCATGGTAATATGGACAGCTATGCACCCACAGGGCACCGTTATGTGTCCCAAAGTTCCCGAGGGGGGGTTCTCTGCCAACTGTTGGATCAACCTAATGATGAAGGCTTCACTGTCACCAGCCTGTAG